The proteins below come from a single Synechococcus sp. WH 8101 genomic window:
- a CDS encoding esterase-like activity of phytase family protein, protein MVPCPPDAGWELIRRQELPRRAEDGRPLGGFSAVAYEQSTDRLWLLSDSPQGHLVPLAGVTPWLRGMAPLAPGPRLLLRDGAGQLLPARFDGEGLVLNGDQAWIVSEGRRNRRLGSQRPPQLLRFSLRSGRQQAEQPLPPAWRFGPGRGLESNKGPESLSAGPAGSLLLAAEAPLRQDASGANGDLVRLALRAADGTIREVGRLAIGPAGSALARSQGLTELLSLAPSRGVLALLRSYTPPGEWTAQLQWLPWPEGSAQPPLRPLAGWDLLQVGLPADNWEGMTWGPGLADGRSTLVLVSDDNFNPLQRSWVAVLAPRRQARCRDQTTPAPNPS, encoded by the coding sequence ATGGTTCCCTGTCCGCCAGATGCCGGCTGGGAGCTGATCCGCCGTCAGGAGCTGCCGCGCCGAGCCGAGGATGGCCGTCCGCTCGGGGGCTTTTCGGCTGTGGCCTATGAGCAGTCGACCGACCGGCTCTGGTTGCTCAGCGATTCTCCCCAGGGGCATCTCGTGCCTCTAGCGGGTGTGACGCCATGGCTGAGGGGAATGGCGCCGCTTGCGCCTGGGCCCCGGCTGCTCCTGCGGGATGGAGCCGGGCAGCTCCTGCCGGCTCGCTTCGACGGCGAGGGTCTGGTGCTCAATGGCGATCAGGCCTGGATCGTGAGTGAAGGACGGCGCAATCGGCGGTTGGGATCCCAACGGCCGCCCCAGCTGCTCCGCTTTTCGCTGCGCAGTGGTCGTCAGCAGGCCGAGCAACCGCTGCCTCCGGCTTGGCGTTTTGGCCCCGGTCGCGGTCTGGAGTCGAACAAGGGGCCGGAATCGCTCAGTGCCGGGCCTGCCGGCAGTCTGCTGTTGGCGGCGGAAGCGCCCCTGCGTCAGGACGCCTCCGGGGCCAATGGTGATCTGGTGAGGCTGGCCCTGCGGGCTGCCGATGGCACGATCCGGGAGGTCGGGCGGCTGGCGATCGGTCCGGCTGGTAGCGCCCTGGCCCGCTCCCAGGGCCTCACCGAGTTGCTCAGCCTGGCGCCCTCCCGCGGTGTGCTGGCGCTGCTCCGCAGCTATACCCCGCCAGGGGAGTGGACGGCTCAACTCCAGTGGCTGCCCTGGCCCGAGGGAAGCGCGCAGCCGCCGTTGCGTCCTCTGGCCGGCTGGGATCTGCTTCAGGTCGGGCTGCCGGCCGACAACTGGGAGGGCATGACCTGGGGGCCAGGGCTGGCGGATGGACGTTCGACGCTTGTGCTCGTGAGCGACGACAACTTCAATCCGCTTCAGCGAAGCTGGGTGGCGGTGCTGGCGCCACGTCGTCAAGCCAGGTGCCGGGATCAGACCACTCCGGCTCCGAACCCGTCCTGA
- a CDS encoding MFS transporter: MKHKHSVQAYIEDVPVWDDGSPLANPPLSGMQWLVWGLATAGKFFEGMIVFMQGVGLPLITREFSLTDFDKGLVTAATLAGILFGALFLGGLADRLGRKPVFIGEMVLLLVALLVAAAAPSKGVLIVSLFVIGLALGADYPTAHLVISESIPAAIRGRLVLGAFSFQAIGAVLGTAIASVVLSSMASSPDALDAWRIFFLVPVVPVAAVIWGRLFLPESSHWLVSRGLPEKAEKQLRKLLNRQNLTLAGVDRLQEIDAEQRSNDWSKLFRGKYLRSTILTSVPWFLQDLSTYGIGIFTPVIIATAFGAQSHEHTVAALIHNDMIGARGTALIDVGFLVGIAVAIVLADRWGRIPLQVTGFIGCAAGLFIAGLGGSGSSINLPLVVAGFLLFQFMTNFGPNATTYLLAGEVFPTKIRGLGAGFAAASGKVGAVLTAFFFPTLLQVWGTEKLLMVLVVTSLLGAVVTWIYRIEPKGRDMESI; encoded by the coding sequence GTGAAGCACAAGCACTCCGTCCAGGCCTACATCGAAGACGTTCCGGTCTGGGATGACGGCTCTCCCCTCGCCAATCCACCGCTGTCGGGCATGCAGTGGTTGGTGTGGGGCCTGGCCACCGCCGGCAAGTTCTTCGAGGGCATGATCGTGTTCATGCAGGGGGTGGGCCTCCCTCTCATCACCCGCGAGTTCTCCCTCACCGACTTCGACAAAGGACTGGTGACCGCGGCCACCCTGGCCGGCATTCTCTTCGGTGCCCTTTTTCTCGGTGGTCTGGCCGATCGGCTCGGACGCAAGCCGGTGTTCATCGGCGAGATGGTGCTGCTGTTGGTGGCTCTGCTGGTGGCGGCAGCCGCCCCCTCCAAGGGGGTCTTGATCGTGAGCCTGTTCGTGATCGGTCTGGCGCTGGGGGCCGACTACCCCACGGCCCATTTGGTGATCTCCGAGAGCATCCCGGCCGCGATCCGAGGCCGACTGGTGTTGGGTGCCTTCAGCTTCCAGGCGATCGGGGCCGTGCTGGGCACGGCGATTGCTTCGGTGGTGTTGAGCAGCATGGCCTCCTCCCCGGATGCGCTCGATGCCTGGCGGATCTTCTTCCTAGTGCCGGTGGTGCCGGTGGCTGCCGTGATCTGGGGACGGCTCTTCCTGCCGGAAAGCAGTCATTGGTTGGTGAGTCGCGGTCTGCCGGAGAAGGCGGAGAAGCAGTTGCGCAAACTGCTCAACCGGCAGAACCTGACCTTGGCTGGTGTGGATCGGCTGCAGGAAATCGATGCTGAGCAGCGCAGCAATGACTGGTCGAAGCTGTTTCGTGGCAAATATCTCCGCTCCACGATCCTCACCTCGGTGCCCTGGTTCCTGCAGGATCTCTCCACCTATGGGATCGGCATCTTCACGCCGGTGATCATCGCCACCGCCTTCGGCGCCCAGAGCCATGAGCACACGGTGGCGGCCCTGATCCACAACGACATGATCGGGGCCCGGGGCACCGCATTGATCGATGTGGGCTTCCTGGTGGGCATCGCCGTGGCGATCGTGCTGGCCGATCGCTGGGGTCGCATCCCGCTGCAGGTGACAGGGTTTATCGGTTGTGCGGCCGGACTGTTCATCGCCGGCCTTGGCGGCAGCGGCTCCAGCATCAACCTGCCGCTGGTGGTCGCCGGTTTCCTGCTCTTCCAGTTCATGACCAACTTCGGCCCCAACGCCACCACCTATCTGTTGGCGGGCGAGGTGTTTCCCACCAAGATCCGTGGCCTCGGCGCTGGTTTTGCCGCGGCCAGCGGCAAGGTGGGAGCCGTGTTGACCGCCTTCTTTTTCCCCACTCTGCTGCAGGTGTGGGGTACGGAGAAGCTGTTGATGGTGCTGGTGGTGACGTCTCTATTGGGTGCCGTGGTCACCTGGATCTACCGAATCGAGCCCAAGGGCCGCGACATGGAGAGCATCTGA
- a CDS encoding PhoX family phosphatase, which translates to MRRRSVLSLLGLGGAGWIASRAADGLAASAQETGRPWPFDPVATPLPVNSDGLSAAQQQRAYREVAVEDRLVVPEGFRSDLLAAWGDPLATGRFGFNNDYLGFVPLGLNEALLSVNFEYISPIPWSDGFAEVVGQPLPWGELVAALASRQGVIDCSTLAASDPLLATIRAVSDQAMADLGLGVIHLQRQGGIWQRTPDRRERRVDGLAGWRDPGARLPITGPATAVFMAPQCLGYDDGLGAAAVGTFANCAGGTTPWGTVLSAEENYQSQVPEAVFADGSAAPPSTMPFVCRATTLAGLGNPYGLAGNKYGWMVEIDPKDPAAPVRKHSALGRFRHEAVAVRAVAGEPLVVYSGCDRRGGHLYRFVSSGRVSRPEDPANSQLLEVGELQVARFAADGTGEWLPLRPETPVQPFRPGRYQAAGLTCPVDLPHSDRLQAGGELFRDDAAVMAYAKRFPTLAALYRGDGEALQGAILIDAHLAASAAGATPTARPEDTEIDPVSGDLLVAFTSGAPGSRGGADPAIFRGPTGEASWEHGWVMRLGDDPAPGRGFRWRMAVTGGEPWAGGLGFTNPDNLAIDRQGNLWIVTDRSAKSAASDQFGNNSCWFVPRAGDGETAACFATGPMECELCGVSLDQQERALFLAVQHPGEVQGRRQLGSEEFQAHRLQDRQGGTIEQLRRVPLGSNWPSQAPGRPPRPGVVAVQRRNGQPLLGA; encoded by the coding sequence ATGCGCCGCCGCTCTGTGCTCAGCCTCCTCGGTCTTGGCGGCGCCGGTTGGATCGCCAGCCGCGCCGCCGATGGGCTGGCGGCTTCAGCCCAGGAGACAGGACGACCCTGGCCGTTTGACCCCGTGGCCACACCGCTGCCCGTCAACAGCGATGGCCTGTCGGCGGCCCAGCAGCAGCGTGCCTATCGGGAGGTGGCGGTGGAGGATCGGCTGGTCGTTCCGGAGGGCTTCCGCAGTGACCTGCTGGCCGCCTGGGGGGATCCCCTGGCGACGGGGCGTTTCGGCTTCAACAACGATTACCTCGGCTTCGTTCCCCTCGGCTTGAACGAGGCTCTGCTCAGCGTCAATTTCGAATACATCAGTCCGATCCCCTGGAGCGACGGTTTCGCGGAGGTGGTGGGTCAGCCCCTGCCCTGGGGCGAGCTTGTGGCGGCCCTGGCGTCACGCCAGGGCGTGATCGACTGCAGCACCCTGGCGGCCAGCGATCCTCTGCTGGCAACGATCCGGGCCGTCAGCGATCAGGCCATGGCCGATCTCGGGCTTGGTGTGATTCACCTGCAACGCCAGGGCGGGATCTGGCAGCGGACACCCGACCGGCGCGAGCGTCGCGTGGATGGTCTGGCCGGTTGGCGCGACCCCGGGGCGCGTCTGCCGATCACAGGTCCCGCCACGGCGGTGTTCATGGCGCCGCAGTGTTTGGGCTACGACGATGGCCTGGGGGCGGCAGCGGTGGGCACATTCGCCAACTGTGCCGGCGGCACCACCCCCTGGGGCACGGTGCTCAGCGCCGAGGAGAACTACCAGTCGCAGGTGCCGGAGGCGGTGTTTGCCGATGGCAGTGCTGCGCCACCTTCGACCATGCCCTTCGTTTGCCGGGCCACGACCCTGGCCGGTCTCGGCAATCCCTATGGGCTTGCCGGAAATAAATACGGCTGGATGGTGGAAATCGATCCGAAGGATCCGGCGGCCCCGGTGCGGAAGCACAGCGCCCTCGGCCGTTTTCGCCATGAGGCGGTGGCTGTGCGCGCGGTCGCTGGTGAGCCCCTCGTGGTGTATTCCGGCTGCGACCGTCGCGGCGGCCATCTCTATCGATTCGTCAGTTCCGGCCGGGTGAGCCGGCCGGAAGATCCCGCCAATTCCCAGCTGCTCGAAGTCGGTGAGCTGCAGGTGGCCCGTTTCGCCGCCGATGGCACGGGTGAGTGGTTGCCCCTGCGTCCTGAGACCCCCGTGCAGCCGTTCCGTCCTGGCCGCTATCAGGCGGCCGGGCTCACCTGCCCGGTGGATTTGCCCCATTCCGATCGACTTCAGGCGGGAGGGGAACTGTTTCGCGACGATGCGGCCGTGATGGCCTACGCCAAGCGCTTCCCAACCTTGGCGGCCCTGTATCGGGGAGACGGAGAAGCGTTGCAGGGGGCGATCCTGATCGATGCCCATCTGGCGGCCTCCGCCGCTGGCGCGACTCCCACGGCCCGACCGGAGGACACTGAGATTGATCCGGTGAGCGGTGACCTTTTGGTGGCGTTCACCTCCGGGGCACCTGGCAGCCGAGGGGGAGCGGATCCGGCGATTTTCCGTGGCCCTACGGGTGAAGCCAGCTGGGAGCACGGCTGGGTCATGCGCCTGGGTGACGATCCAGCCCCAGGCCGTGGTTTTCGTTGGCGTATGGCTGTCACCGGTGGTGAGCCCTGGGCTGGAGGGCTCGGTTTCACCAATCCCGACAACCTGGCGATCGACCGGCAGGGCAACCTCTGGATCGTCACGGATCGTTCCGCCAAGTCAGCGGCCAGCGATCAGTTCGGCAACAACAGTTGCTGGTTCGTTCCCCGTGCTGGGGATGGGGAGACAGCCGCCTGTTTTGCAACCGGTCCGATGGAATGCGAGCTCTGCGGGGTGAGCCTCGATCAGCAGGAGCGGGCCCTGTTCCTGGCGGTGCAGCATCCCGGCGAGGTGCAGGGCCGGCGCCAACTGGGCTCCGAGGAGTTTCAGGCCCATCGTCTGCAGGATCGGCAGGGGGGCACGATCGAGCAGTTGCGCCGGGTGCCGCTGGGGTCGAACTGGCCGTCCCAGGCGCCAGGACGGCCACCACGACCGGGTGTGGTGGCGGTGCAGCGGCGCAATGGTCAGCCCCTGCTGGGTGCCTGA
- a CDS encoding lysylphosphatidylglycerol synthase domain-containing protein, with the protein MVRWKLRDWKPALPGGLRLWITLASLTFVTWALAGHLSGLQQLSIDGRGWWWLLLGLGLSWASLVVNALAWCVLVAWLGHGAESVDLVALHLRSNLLKYLPGGVWHFVDRLRALQPRIGTNRALVSVLLEPLLMAVAALLWLPAGGWQAGLGLLAPLPALLLLPRWREPLLQRLERGKWKRLQRFFGAEGLEAPDPEHLGSGRSGYPWAPLGMEMLFVFCRFAGFWCCVQAFGLGFSHAPGFWLAGFALAWAVGLVVPAAPGGLGVFEAVLILRLGALVPEAPLLAVALTYRLIVTGADALAAGAVVLDRRQALTVRFRQPGGV; encoded by the coding sequence ATGGTGAGGTGGAAGCTGCGGGATTGGAAGCCGGCGCTTCCGGGCGGGCTGCGCCTGTGGATCACCCTGGCGAGCCTGACCTTCGTGACCTGGGCGCTGGCGGGCCATCTCAGCGGGCTTCAGCAGCTTTCGATCGATGGGCGCGGTTGGTGGTGGCTCCTGCTTGGTCTGGGGCTCAGCTGGGCCAGCCTGGTGGTCAATGCCCTGGCCTGGTGCGTCCTGGTCGCCTGGCTTGGCCATGGCGCCGAGTCTGTGGATCTGGTGGCCTTGCATCTGCGCAGCAACCTCCTCAAATACCTCCCCGGCGGTGTCTGGCATTTCGTGGATCGCCTGCGCGCGCTGCAGCCACGGATCGGCACGAATCGGGCTCTTGTCTCGGTGCTGCTGGAGCCCCTGCTGATGGCCGTGGCCGCCCTGCTCTGGCTGCCCGCCGGTGGCTGGCAGGCAGGACTGGGCCTGCTGGCGCCCCTCCCCGCCCTGCTGCTGCTGCCCCGTTGGCGGGAGCCGCTGCTCCAGCGTCTGGAGCGGGGGAAGTGGAAGCGGTTGCAGCGTTTTTTTGGTGCTGAAGGCCTGGAGGCTCCTGATCCTGAGCATCTGGGCAGTGGCCGCAGTGGCTACCCCTGGGCGCCCCTGGGCATGGAAATGCTGTTTGTGTTTTGCCGTTTCGCCGGTTTCTGGTGTTGCGTGCAGGCCTTCGGTCTGGGCTTCAGTCATGCGCCTGGCTTCTGGTTGGCCGGCTTTGCGCTCGCCTGGGCCGTTGGTTTGGTGGTGCCCGCCGCGCCAGGAGGCCTCGGGGTGTTTGAAGCGGTGCTGATCCTGCGGCTCGGTGCGCTGGTGCCGGAAGCGCCCCTGCTGGCGGTGGCACTCACCTATCGGTTGATCGTCACGGGCGCCGATGCCCTTGCCGCCGGTGCCGTGGTTCTGGATCGACGCCAAGCCTTAACCGTCCGTTTCCGACAGCCCGGCGGTGTGTGA
- a CDS encoding cation diffusion facilitator family transporter, which produces MSHHHHHSSHAFRWTVLLNAGLSGLQIVVGSAFGSIALIGDALHNLGDVAGLLLGWGADHLSRRPATARFTYGFGRSTQLAAISNAVLILMASAVVCVEALQRFQRPEPLVAGPVAWAAAAGLVVNLLSARLFGHGHQHDLNRRAAVLHLLSDAAVSAAVLISALLAAATGWLWLDPLTGLGVGLSVAWLGVELLKDGLAESLDAIPQRIDPDAVRSGLLGLDGVDDVHHLHVWSMGTSRVALTVHLVRAPESADNDATLLMEANRAMATLGIDHCTFQLECRSCD; this is translated from the coding sequence GTGAGCCATCATCACCACCACTCCAGCCACGCCTTTCGCTGGACCGTGCTGCTCAACGCCGGCCTCAGCGGCCTGCAGATCGTCGTGGGAAGCGCCTTCGGATCGATCGCCCTGATTGGTGATGCCCTGCACAACCTCGGCGATGTGGCAGGACTGCTGCTCGGCTGGGGGGCGGACCATCTCAGCCGCAGGCCAGCCACGGCTCGCTTCACCTATGGCTTTGGCCGCTCCACCCAGCTGGCGGCCATCAGCAATGCGGTCTTGATCCTGATGGCCTCGGCCGTGGTGTGCGTGGAAGCACTGCAACGCTTCCAGCGGCCGGAACCCCTGGTGGCCGGACCGGTGGCCTGGGCGGCAGCGGCGGGGCTGGTGGTGAATCTGCTGTCGGCCCGGTTGTTCGGCCATGGGCATCAACACGACCTCAACCGCCGTGCTGCCGTGCTGCATCTGCTGAGCGATGCAGCAGTCTCGGCCGCGGTGCTGATCAGCGCCCTGCTGGCGGCCGCCACCGGTTGGCTCTGGCTCGATCCACTCACAGGCCTGGGGGTCGGGCTGAGCGTGGCCTGGCTTGGCGTGGAGCTCCTGAAGGACGGCCTGGCCGAAAGCCTCGATGCGATCCCCCAACGAATCGATCCCGATGCCGTGCGCTCGGGCTTGCTTGGCCTGGATGGAGTGGACGACGTGCATCACCTGCATGTGTGGTCGATGGGAACCTCCCGGGTGGCCCTGACCGTCCATCTGGTGCGGGCACCTGAAAGCGCGGACAACGACGCGACGCTGCTGATGGAAGCGAATCGGGCGATGGCCACCCTGGGCATCGATCACTGCACGTTCCAGCTGGAGTGCCGCTCCTGCGATTGA
- a CDS encoding GTP-binding protein: protein MTVSTTSGVPVTILTGFLGAGKTTLLNHILSNQDGVKTAVLVNEFGEIGIDNDLVVSTGDDMVELSNGCICCSINGELLEAVDRILERPDPIDYLVVETTGLADPLPVAMTFLGSELRDQTRLDSIITLIDAENFGAEVLETEVGRSQVIYGDILLLNKTDLVSEDRLQAIEASLKEVKNDARILRAVKGGVPLPLLLSVGLFESDRVVNTADDPSLDHSDCDHDHGHCSHDHDNDHGHSHHHGHSHDHGHSHDAGDHLAIEGFTSLSFSSDGPFALRKFQNFLDNQLPASVFRAKGILWFNESERRHVFHLAGKRFSIDDSDWPGARKNQLVLIGRDLDHATLRRQLQACVAKDAGKGFA from the coding sequence ATGACAGTCTCAACGACCAGCGGCGTTCCGGTGACCATCCTCACCGGTTTTCTTGGGGCCGGCAAAACCACCCTTCTGAACCACATCCTCAGCAACCAGGACGGCGTCAAGACCGCCGTTCTCGTGAATGAATTCGGCGAGATCGGCATCGACAACGACCTGGTGGTGAGCACCGGTGACGACATGGTGGAGCTGAGCAACGGCTGCATCTGTTGCTCGATCAACGGAGAACTACTGGAGGCAGTGGACCGCATCCTGGAGCGTCCGGACCCCATCGATTACCTGGTTGTCGAAACCACGGGCCTGGCAGATCCACTCCCCGTGGCCATGACGTTTCTTGGCAGCGAGCTGCGGGATCAGACCCGGCTCGACTCAATCATCACGCTCATCGACGCCGAGAATTTCGGTGCAGAAGTGCTCGAGACCGAAGTGGGCCGCTCGCAGGTGATCTACGGCGACATCCTCCTGCTCAACAAAACCGATCTGGTAAGTGAAGACCGGCTGCAAGCGATTGAAGCCAGTTTGAAAGAGGTCAAAAATGATGCCCGCATTTTGCGCGCTGTGAAAGGTGGCGTGCCGCTGCCCCTGCTCCTGAGCGTGGGACTGTTCGAATCCGATCGAGTGGTGAACACTGCCGATGATCCAAGCCTCGATCACAGCGACTGCGACCACGACCATGGTCACTGCAGCCATGACCATGACAACGATCATGGGCACAGCCATCACCACGGGCACAGCCATGACCATGGACACAGCCATGACGCTGGTGACCATCTAGCAATCGAGGGATTCACCTCTTTGTCCTTCAGCAGTGATGGGCCCTTCGCCCTGCGCAAATTTCAGAATTTCCTCGACAACCAGCTGCCGGCCTCCGTATTTCGGGCCAAGGGCATCCTCTGGTTCAACGAAAGTGAACGCCGCCACGTGTTTCATCTGGCCGGCAAACGCTTCTCGATCGATGACAGTGACTGGCCTGGCGCCCGCAAGAATCAACTGGTGCTGATCGGCCGTGATCTGGATCACGCCACCCTGCGCCGGCAACTCCAGGCCTGCGTGGCCAAGGACGCCGGCAAAGGATTCGCCTGA
- a CDS encoding iron ABC transporter permease, whose product MSMSPLAAGDRPTWQPGRRLLSSGALLLALLALWPIGGLLGEGLQGLLTGSAQLGPDGGAQLRGTTLLLLGTALLGGTLGTANGWLLANCRFPGRRLLRVAQLLPLASPSYLLAATLVDLGSRQGLRIHGLGWGVLVMAVSTYPYVFLLSTESFTICGRRQLEACRCLGVGPWNSFRRIALPLALPAIGAGIALMGMEVVNELGAVQLLGIPSLSAGILQAWQAEGNPAGAVGLALITLCIVMVLLVGERRLRRRSRRWTEGVAGGESPAWPLQGQRALGAQVLGLVPPLLSLGIPLLWTARNLDQLRAGFSGELLQLTGRSLGLGLAAAGLAVAAALVLAIAKRWSSAAWLRSLTFLAGMGYAVPGAVLALALLLLGSPWRLAPLLLLLWGYSDRFLAVAKGGLDAALERLSPSLDEAATGLGCRWPAVLQRIHLPLLRGPLAVGALLVFVDTVKELPLTFALRPFDFDTLSVRVFQYASDERLAAALWPALMILTLGLIAALALIPGLERQGQDQAPSRG is encoded by the coding sequence ATGAGTATGTCCCCCCTGGCCGCCGGCGACCGCCCGACCTGGCAACCGGGGCGCCGCCTGCTCAGCAGCGGCGCCCTGCTGCTCGCCCTGCTCGCTCTCTGGCCGATCGGAGGGCTTCTGGGCGAAGGCCTTCAGGGACTGCTGACTGGCTCTGCCCAACTGGGGCCTGACGGCGGTGCCCAGCTGCGCGGCACGACCCTGCTGCTGCTGGGCACCGCCCTACTCGGTGGTACACTCGGCACCGCCAACGGCTGGCTTCTGGCCAACTGCCGCTTCCCGGGCCGGCGCCTGCTCCGCGTTGCCCAGCTGCTACCCCTGGCCAGTCCCTCCTATCTGCTGGCCGCCACACTGGTCGACCTCGGCAGCCGTCAGGGGCTGCGCATTCACGGCCTGGGCTGGGGGGTGCTGGTGATGGCCGTGAGCACCTACCCCTATGTGTTCCTGTTGAGCACCGAAAGTTTCACCATTTGCGGCAGGCGGCAGCTGGAAGCGTGCCGCTGCCTCGGCGTGGGTCCCTGGAACAGCTTTCGGCGCATCGCCCTGCCCCTGGCTCTGCCTGCGATCGGTGCCGGCATCGCCCTGATGGGGATGGAAGTGGTGAATGAACTCGGCGCCGTGCAGTTGCTCGGCATCCCCAGTCTGTCGGCCGGCATCCTCCAGGCCTGGCAGGCCGAAGGCAATCCCGCCGGTGCCGTCGGCCTCGCCCTGATCACGCTGTGCATCGTGATGGTGCTGCTGGTGGGGGAACGCCGGCTGCGCCGGCGCAGCCGGCGCTGGACTGAGGGGGTAGCCGGGGGTGAATCGCCTGCCTGGCCGCTGCAGGGGCAACGGGCTCTTGGCGCCCAGGTCCTTGGCCTCGTGCCGCCTCTGCTCAGCCTCGGCATTCCCCTGCTCTGGACCGCCCGCAACTTGGATCAACTCCGGGCCGGATTCAGCGGGGAATTGCTGCAGCTCACCGGCCGCAGCCTCGGACTCGGCCTGGCGGCCGCGGGACTTGCGGTGGCCGCCGCACTTGTGCTGGCGATCGCCAAACGCTGGAGCAGCGCAGCCTGGTTGCGCAGCCTCACCTTTTTGGCCGGAATGGGCTATGCCGTTCCCGGCGCGGTACTCGCCCTGGCCCTGCTCTTGCTCGGCTCCCCCTGGCGGCTGGCCCCCTTGCTGCTGCTGCTTTGGGGCTACAGCGATCGCTTCCTCGCCGTGGCCAAGGGGGGCTTGGACGCCGCACTGGAGCGTTTGTCACCGAGCCTGGATGAGGCGGCCACCGGCCTGGGTTGCCGTTGGCCCGCCGTGCTGCAACGCATCCACCTTCCCCTGCTGCGCGGCCCCCTGGCGGTGGGCGCCCTGCTGGTGTTCGTCGACACCGTGAAGGAACTACCCCTCACCTTCGCCCTGCGTCCCTTCGACTTCGACACCCTGTCGGTTCGGGTGTTCCAGTACGCCAGTGATGAACGCCTGGCCGCCGCACTCTGGCCAGCGCTGATGATCCTGACGCTTGGACTGATCGCCGCCCTGGCCCTGATCCCTGGTCTGGAGCGACAGGGCCAGGATCAGGCACCCAGCAGGGGCTGA
- a CDS encoding extracellular solute-binding protein — MRITRKTAGRNAGLLALLLASSGLLAACNTSGRQEIGVYSGRHYNTDQELYDRFTAETGIKVKLLEAKDDALIQRLRSEGSNSPADVLILADAARLDRAAHLDLFQSVDSAALEAAVPADLRDPNNRWFGLTRRLRAPMVNPAQVQPTEVNSYRKLADPALKGRLCLRNRRSVYNQSLVAFMLDREGEAATAAWIRGMVANLAQPVYGSDTPMIRAVAQGRCGVALANSYYLGRLQAGDKGADDQKLSAAVQVVWPDPVHVNITGGGITRHSQHPKEARRFLEFLASNQAQGGYAAANHEYPIRGFGNDPVLSAWGPFRQADVSAARLGELNGKALDLMTANGWQ, encoded by the coding sequence ATGCGGATCACTCGCAAAACAGCCGGTCGGAATGCCGGCCTGCTCGCCCTGCTCCTGGCATCATCCGGGCTGCTCGCCGCCTGCAACACATCGGGCCGCCAAGAGATCGGCGTCTACTCCGGACGGCACTACAACACCGATCAGGAGCTCTACGACCGCTTCACTGCCGAGACCGGCATCAAGGTGAAACTCCTGGAGGCCAAGGATGATGCCCTGATTCAGCGTCTCCGCTCCGAAGGCTCCAACTCCCCCGCCGATGTGCTGATCCTGGCCGACGCCGCCCGCTTGGACCGCGCCGCCCATCTCGATCTGTTTCAGTCCGTGGATTCGGCCGCGCTTGAGGCCGCCGTTCCCGCCGATCTGCGCGATCCCAACAACCGCTGGTTCGGGCTGACGCGCCGGCTGCGTGCACCGATGGTCAATCCAGCCCAGGTGCAACCAACCGAGGTGAACAGCTACCGCAAGCTGGCGGATCCAGCCCTCAAGGGCCGGCTCTGCCTGCGCAATCGCCGCAGCGTTTACAACCAGTCACTGGTGGCGTTCATGCTCGACCGGGAAGGGGAGGCAGCGACCGCGGCCTGGATCCGCGGCATGGTCGCCAACCTGGCCCAGCCCGTCTACGGCAGCGACACGCCGATGATCCGTGCGGTCGCCCAGGGCCGTTGCGGTGTGGCGCTTGCCAACAGCTACTACCTCGGACGCCTACAGGCCGGCGACAAAGGCGCCGATGACCAGAAGCTGTCCGCTGCGGTGCAGGTGGTCTGGCCTGACCCCGTCCACGTCAACATCACGGGCGGCGGCATCACCCGCCACAGCCAGCACCCCAAAGAAGCGCGTCGCTTCCTCGAATTCCTCGCCTCCAACCAGGCCCAGGGTGGCTATGCGGCCGCCAACCATGAATACCCAATCCGCGGCTTCGGCAATGATCCGGTGTTGAGCGCCTGGGGGCCGTTCCGGCAAGCTGATGTGTCCGCCGCCCGGCTCGGCGAACTGAATGGCAAGGCCCTCGATCTGATGACAGCCAACGGCTGGCAATGA